A window of Thermosynechococcus sp. NK55a contains these coding sequences:
- a CDS encoding DnaJ C-terminal domain-containing protein produces the protein MARTDFKDYYQILGVSKNATEAEIRQAFRRLARKYHPDLNPGDKEAEARFKEINEAHEVLSDPQKRRKYDQFGQYWQQASAAEAGGFNVNVGDFGADFSQFANFEDFINELLGRFATGTGRTRTWSTVGFDTSGFGSADAEAEIQISFQEAFQGCQKSFAIGNEQVTVTIPAGIKPGTKLRLRGKGQYNPYSQQRGDLYLTVQVAPHPLFRFEDDQLVIDLPITPDEAALGAQVTVPTPSGNVVLNVPAGTRSGQSLRLRGKGWRSSGGIAGDLLAKVQIVPPKSLSAQEKELYEKLRSLRTFNPRAHWPI, from the coding sequence ATGGCGCGTACCGACTTCAAAGATTACTACCAAATCCTCGGGGTCAGCAAAAATGCCACGGAGGCTGAAATTCGGCAGGCCTTTCGCCGCCTTGCTCGCAAATATCACCCGGACTTGAATCCGGGGGATAAAGAGGCAGAAGCTCGTTTTAAGGAAATTAACGAAGCCCACGAAGTTCTTTCAGATCCGCAAAAACGACGCAAATACGATCAATTTGGTCAGTATTGGCAACAGGCCAGTGCAGCGGAGGCGGGTGGCTTTAATGTCAATGTGGGCGATTTTGGCGCTGATTTTAGTCAGTTTGCCAACTTTGAAGACTTTATCAATGAATTGCTGGGGCGATTTGCCACAGGCACAGGGCGTACCCGCACTTGGAGCACGGTTGGGTTTGATACCTCAGGATTTGGCAGTGCCGATGCAGAAGCAGAGATCCAAATTAGCTTTCAAGAGGCCTTTCAGGGCTGCCAAAAATCATTCGCCATTGGTAATGAACAGGTAACCGTGACGATTCCCGCTGGCATTAAGCCGGGGACGAAGTTGCGGCTGCGGGGCAAAGGTCAATATAACCCCTACAGTCAACAGCGGGGAGATTTATATCTCACGGTACAGGTGGCGCCCCATCCCCTCTTCCGCTTTGAGGATGATCAACTGGTGATTGATTTGCCTATCACTCCCGATGAAGCTGCTTTGGGTGCGCAAGTGACGGTGCCAACACCCTCGGGGAATGTGGTTTTGAATGTGCCTGCGGGAACGCGATCGGGGCAATCGCTCCGGTTACGGGGCAAAGGCTGGCGCAGTAGTGGCGGCATTGCTGGCGATCTCCTGGCCAAGGTGCAAATTGTGCCCCCCAAATCCCTGAGTGC
- a CDS encoding histidinol-phosphate transaminase, which produces MATFLRPELSNFRAYSTPTSDSLPLELDYLDTNEFPWDLPTALKEALAQQYVSTLGSHRYPDSHHWPLRQAIARYVSEHSPTEISPHQIAVGNGSDELIRSILLATAIGGYGSILVAEPTFSIYGILAQTLGIPVHRATRDPDTFAVQIAAANTLIAQAAPPVRVLFMLQPNSPTGNPLTAAEVDWLRQLPEDILVVIDEAYFEFSGKTLVGDLAAHPNWLILRTFSKAFRLAAHRVGYAIGNAEVIAVLEKVRLPYNLPTFSQVAAQVALDHRQALLAEIPTVLAERDQLYARLQSCPQLQVWPSVANFLFFRLREPQHTPPLWDALRSQGTLVRAIAGGIRVTIGTPAEMERFWQRLQAYLNQHDQSDNESDN; this is translated from the coding sequence ATGGCGACGTTTCTTCGTCCAGAACTGAGCAACTTTCGCGCCTACTCCACCCCCACGAGCGACTCCCTACCGCTAGAACTGGACTACCTCGATACCAATGAGTTTCCCTGGGATTTGCCCACTGCCCTTAAGGAGGCGTTAGCTCAGCAGTACGTCAGCACCCTAGGCAGTCATCGCTATCCCGATAGTCACCACTGGCCGCTGCGGCAGGCGATCGCCCGCTACGTCAGTGAACACAGCCCAACTGAAATTTCCCCACACCAAATTGCGGTTGGCAACGGCTCCGATGAGCTGATTCGCTCCATACTGCTGGCTACGGCGATTGGGGGCTACGGTTCTATCCTAGTGGCAGAACCAACATTTTCCATATACGGGATCCTCGCCCAAACCCTAGGGATTCCCGTCCATCGAGCAACCCGCGATCCTGACACGTTTGCAGTGCAAATTGCCGCCGCCAATACCCTCATTGCCCAAGCAGCGCCACCGGTGCGCGTTCTCTTTATGCTGCAACCCAACTCGCCGACGGGAAACCCCCTAACTGCAGCTGAGGTGGACTGGCTACGGCAGCTTCCTGAGGATATTTTAGTGGTGATTGATGAGGCCTATTTTGAATTTTCCGGCAAGACACTGGTGGGGGACTTGGCAGCCCATCCTAACTGGTTGATCCTGCGGACGTTTTCCAAGGCCTTTCGACTGGCGGCGCATCGGGTCGGCTATGCCATTGGCAATGCAGAGGTGATTGCGGTTTTAGAAAAGGTTCGTCTGCCCTATAACCTGCCTACATTTTCTCAAGTGGCGGCGCAAGTTGCCCTTGACCATCGTCAGGCGCTGCTAGCAGAAATTCCCACGGTGCTAGCGGAGCGAGATCAGCTCTATGCACGGCTTCAGTCATGCCCCCAACTGCAGGTGTGGCCAAGTGTGGCCAATTTCCTCTTTTTCCGCTTGCGCGAACCCCAACACACCCCGCCCCTGTGGGATGCCTTGAGGAGTCAGGGCACCCTTGTGCGGGCGATCGCCGGCGGCATCCGGGTAACCATTG